The following proteins are encoded in a genomic region of Clostridium kluyveri:
- a CDS encoding BlaI/MecI/CopY family transcriptional regulator, with the protein MKQLKLCESEYHLASIVWENEPLGSGELVKLCQKVLGWKKSTTYTVLKKLCQREILKNENTTVTSLIKREQVQKFKSEEFINSTFNGSLPKFITAFMNNKKLSTKEAEELKNLIDSYKEK; encoded by the coding sequence ATGAAACAACTAAAACTCTGTGAAAGTGAATATCATCTTGCAAGTATTGTCTGGGAAAATGAACCTCTTGGCTCTGGAGAACTTGTAAAGCTTTGTCAAAAAGTTCTAGGATGGAAAAAATCCACCACATATACCGTTTTAAAAAAATTATGCCAGAGGGAAATATTAAAAAATGAGAATACAACAGTAACTTCCCTCATAAAACGAGAACAAGTGCAGAAATTTAAAAGTGAGGAATTTATAAACAGCACCTTCAATGGCTCCCTACCTAAATTTATAACAGCATTTATGAATAATAAAAAATTAAGCACAAAAGAAGCGGAAGAACTTAAAAATCTTATTGATAGCTATAAGGAGAAATAA
- a CDS encoding DUF5301 domain-containing protein encodes MNLFLQNLFIDILNMSLTASYVILFVLACRLLLKKAPKIFSYSLWAVVLFRLICPFSFSSAFSFLKIPSSYSNKIEYIPSSVKLISQPEVNTGINDANSSINTSLLSLTTHAGNNSIYGILSTIWVLGFISLIVYSILSYLILKHKVCTSIIVKDNIFQCENISSPFVLGFTRPKIYLPIGLKKTEQNYILKHEQIHIKRFDYLIKPTAFLALCLHWFNPLVWISFMLMSKDMEMSCDERVLKEFGTQIKKDYSTSLLSLSVNKNTIRGNPLAFGENNTKTRIKNILNYKRPVFLVIAASIIAVIFIAIGLITNPSGSLKSEKNNLTEKIYKYRTPYVGDNSKVLNTINSLPVPETLHHAKIQLFTDKEPYGIQITYETTNDVKESFLRKENQLIFDENAAIIFSLVGNTDYIDFVLKTEGQFDRTIKITRSWLNNTLGKDLWQSSISFQGFNTLYKEIMTKFITTYSLPILLEEGKKTNTESVNDVPLAADYDKIKNNNETYYIYEKNGKYYVEKPYEFIHEITKETYEKLHTLIVSENYYENIKNQLSLDSKKYFLQNTIDNSCILDGEGLINKGSELANKFISDTEKGKKSSIKIIHQMPDSYSKEILDITEVIYDGENYYGVKYIPAAYYSGTPGFYYKFRFKYIKTFDISTYKFVFLLEDNKVTYDDIYKTGLSRDPKDWVDYHRLYAVEK; translated from the coding sequence ATGAACCTTTTCTTACAAAATTTATTTATTGATATATTAAATATGAGCCTTACGGCAAGCTATGTGATTTTATTTGTTTTAGCTTGCAGACTGCTTTTAAAAAAAGCTCCTAAAATTTTTTCCTATAGCTTATGGGCCGTTGTATTATTTAGACTTATATGTCCTTTTTCTTTCTCCTCTGCCTTCAGCTTTTTAAAAATACCTAGCTCATACTCAAACAAAATTGAATACATACCCTCCAGTGTAAAACTAATATCACAACCTGAAGTCAACACTGGAATAAATGATGCTAACTCATCTATAAATACTTCACTGCTAAGTTTAACAACTCACGCTGGTAATAACTCCATATATGGTATTTTATCTACAATTTGGGTCTTAGGATTCATTTCACTGATAGTTTACAGCATCCTATCCTATTTAATCTTAAAACATAAAGTTTGTACTTCTATAATTGTAAAAGATAATATTTTTCAGTGTGAAAATATCTCTTCTCCCTTTGTACTAGGATTTACAAGGCCTAAAATTTATCTTCCCATAGGACTTAAAAAAACAGAACAGAATTACATTTTAAAGCATGAGCAAATCCATATAAAACGATTTGATTACCTCATAAAACCCACTGCATTTTTGGCTTTATGCCTTCACTGGTTCAATCCTCTTGTATGGATTAGTTTTATGCTTATGAGCAAGGATATGGAAATGTCCTGTGATGAAAGAGTATTAAAAGAATTTGGAACACAAATAAAAAAGGACTACAGTACCTCTTTATTATCTCTTTCAGTAAACAAAAATACCATAAGAGGAAACCCTCTAGCCTTTGGGGAAAACAATACAAAGACAAGAATTAAAAACATACTTAATTATAAAAGACCCGTTTTTTTGGTAATAGCAGCCTCTATAATAGCTGTTATATTTATTGCCATTGGACTTATTACTAACCCTTCAGGCTCCTTAAAATCAGAGAAAAATAACCTTACAGAAAAAATATACAAATATAGAACTCCCTATGTAGGGGATAACAGCAAGGTACTTAATACAATAAATTCTCTTCCTGTACCAGAAACCCTACACCATGCAAAGATACAGCTTTTTACGGATAAAGAACCCTATGGAATTCAAATAACTTATGAAACCACCAATGATGTTAAAGAATCCTTCCTAAGAAAAGAAAATCAACTGATTTTTGATGAAAATGCCGCCATAATATTTTCTCTGGTAGGTAATACCGACTACATTGATTTTGTGCTAAAAACAGAAGGTCAATTTGATAGAACAATTAAAATAACCAGATCCTGGTTAAACAATACTCTGGGCAAAGATTTATGGCAAAGTTCCATTAGCTTTCAAGGGTTTAATACACTCTATAAAGAAATTATGACTAAATTTATAACTACTTATTCCCTTCCCATATTACTTGAAGAGGGTAAAAAAACTAATACTGAAAGCGTAAATGATGTACCTTTAGCAGCTGATTACGATAAGATAAAAAATAATAATGAAACCTATTATATCTACGAAAAGAATGGAAAATATTATGTAGAGAAACCCTATGAGTTTATCCATGAAATCACAAAAGAAACCTACGAAAAGCTTCACACACTGATTGTATCTGAAAATTACTATGAAAATATAAAAAATCAACTATCATTGGATTCAAAAAAATATTTTTTGCAAAATACCATTGACAACTCCTGTATTCTAGACGGGGAAGGCTTAATAAACAAAGGTAGTGAATTGGCAAACAAATTTATATCTGACACTGAGAAAGGGAAAAAATCCTCCATCAAGATTATTCACCAAATGCCAGATAGTTATTCGAAAGAGATTCTCGATATAACGGAGGTAATCTATGACGGAGAAAACTATTATGGGGTTAAATATATTCCAGCAGCTTATTATTCAGGAACTCCTGGTTTTTATTATAAATTCAGATTTAAATATATTAAAACCTTTGATATATCAACATATAAATTTGTGTTTTTGTTAGAAGATAACAAAGTAACCTATGATGATATATATAAAACAGGACTATCTAGAGACCCTAAAGACTGGGTAGACTATCATCGTCTCTATGCTGTTGAAAAATAA
- a CDS encoding MATE family efflux transporter: protein MENNLTNQYYLESAPILKSIAHLSIPMMIGMSVGTIYNVINAFFIGLMHDTEMLTAVTLALPIFTILMAFGNMFGVGGGTFVTRLVAKKEMEKAKYIAGYIFYISIIASILIAIIALFIIDPLVKILGADASTVFYTKSYSLTMFFGGFTTVLNFALQQIVRAEGASKESMYGMFISTILNFIFDPLFILVLNMNVVGAALAMILANLGSSIYYIYYLEIKSEHLKGFIRCFKISFQDKMKIYKIGVSELLMTVFLIITTLLLNNFSIMYGDNVVAGFGIALRIVQIPEFLSMGLYLGIIPFIAYNFSNRNFERLKSGIRQSALCIAVLSIVFIGVVYIFRMPIIQLFSNDSSVISIGTYIMTAMFISALFNGFTGLFTGIFQASGQGIPTTIMSVTQGILYIPVIIVLHNLFGLHGVIWSMTVTEIITCIIGCILYIHFNSKIKDLKVKEAF, encoded by the coding sequence ATGGAAAATAATTTAACGAATCAGTATTACCTGGAAAGTGCTCCGATTTTAAAGTCAATTGCACATTTATCAATTCCTATGATGATTGGAATGTCTGTGGGTACAATATATAATGTAATCAATGCTTTTTTTATCGGATTAATGCATGATACGGAAATGCTTACAGCTGTTACCTTGGCACTGCCGATTTTTACTATATTAATGGCTTTTGGAAATATGTTTGGAGTAGGAGGGGGAACATTTGTTACCAGACTCGTAGCAAAAAAGGAAATGGAAAAAGCAAAATATATAGCTGGATATATTTTCTACATCAGTATAATAGCATCAATTTTAATTGCCATTATTGCCTTGTTTATAATTGATCCCCTTGTTAAAATTTTAGGGGCAGATGCTTCTACTGTTTTTTACACAAAAAGTTACTCTTTAACTATGTTTTTTGGTGGATTTACTACTGTATTAAATTTTGCTTTGCAGCAAATAGTACGAGCTGAAGGGGCTTCGAAGGAATCCATGTATGGCATGTTTATAAGTACAATACTAAATTTTATTTTTGATCCCTTATTCATACTAGTACTGAATATGAATGTTGTAGGTGCGGCACTTGCAATGATTTTGGCCAATTTAGGGTCATCCATTTATTATATTTATTATTTGGAGATAAAAAGTGAACATTTAAAAGGATTTATCCGTTGTTTCAAAATCTCTTTTCAAGATAAAATGAAAATATATAAAATTGGGGTTTCTGAATTATTGATGACTGTATTTCTTATTATCACAACCCTTCTTTTAAATAATTTTTCAATTATGTATGGAGATAATGTAGTGGCTGGGTTTGGTATAGCTCTAAGGATTGTACAGATTCCAGAATTTCTTTCAATGGGGTTATACCTTGGAATTATACCCTTCATTGCATATAATTTCTCCAATAGGAACTTTGAAAGATTAAAAAGTGGAATAAGACAATCGGCTTTATGTATTGCTGTATTGTCCATAGTTTTTATCGGGGTGGTGTATATTTTTAGAATGCCAATTATCCAGTTGTTTTCCAATGATTCTTCAGTGATTAGTATTGGAACATATATTATGACAGCTATGTTCATATCTGCCCTATTTAATGGATTTACTGGACTGTTTACAGGCATTTTCCAGGCTTCAGGCCAGGGGATACCAACTACTATTATGTCCGTTACACAGGGTATTCTTTATATTCCGGTTATAATAGTACTCCATAATTTATTTGGTCTGCATGGAGTTATATGGTCCATGACTGTTACAGAAATAATTACCTGCATAATAGGATGCATACTTTATATTCATTTTAATAGTAAAATTAAAGATTTAAAAGTGAAGGAAGCCTTTTAA
- a CDS encoding MarR family winged helix-turn-helix transcriptional regulator has protein sequence MNKPKFSFESPYSDLIRSIALKIKFKSDENINKLGLNSQQGRMISYIYEHQDEGIIQKDLADVFQRRGASITSMLQGLERKGYIQRSIPKDDERQKNIYVLEKGAELIEEFNRIFFQVEKSITENLTDDEKECFLSLLIKVNKNL, from the coding sequence ATGAATAAGCCTAAATTTTCATTTGAAAGTCCTTATTCGGATTTGATAAGAAGTATTGCTTTAAAAATAAAATTTAAATCTGATGAAAATATAAACAAGTTGGGGTTAAACTCCCAGCAGGGGCGTATGATAAGTTATATATATGAGCATCAGGATGAGGGGATAATTCAAAAGGACCTGGCAGATGTTTTTCAGCGCAGAGGGGCAAGTATTACCAGTATGCTTCAGGGATTGGAGAGAAAAGGGTATATTCAAAGGAGTATTCCTAAAGATGATGAAAGGCAGAAAAATATCTATGTACTTGAAAAAGGTGCAGAGTTAATAGAAGAATTTAACAGGATATTTTTTCAAGTTGAAAAAAGTATTACTGAAAATTTGACCGATGATGAAAAAGAATGTTTTTTATCTTTACTGATAAAAGTAAACAAAAATTTATAA
- a CDS encoding ABC transporter permease, with the protein MITSFWGLAKKFIITNKVRIILSVLSVILSVGLVVTIFSLVDNMEKSYKQEIKYHYGNMDLMVGVKTFTHNYLLQDEVDKIKSTAGVESTSEVLMEPQLSICNVNDESRHSPGVYTVGVDNSFLAKSRYKNNKDIGENEVIINKGLASTLNVKVFDKVKVELPNVDPKICKIVEVIPDIKGAAVDDTAVLNINFLQKWCGLKNKSTFILLKLKNGTDKLKTEESLKTISKNLRVDVIEMEEVQTNIQNIKVMGCALGVLSIIISVLFIFSNFRLFIYEYKHELAVMRSVGGNSQQSFKLILIQAVFIVLSGSILGLGLSYLCTTFLSNLFSSLFGLHITNFTFRWKYAVEICILSDFLIMAFLIFPAINSTKILPIQAMRENEQVEYKKSNVRKWMALISISIGVLFVIDAFLINAKGRNSGLIAPLGGIIIIIGVFWGFTYFIKPIFEFLSPIWNFFGGRIGFIAVKNIIPQMKQNTMVVLSLAGAITIAITGVSILESIKINSNKVIQREYVSDIVLTSRYGLNSKLKYNFKKEIEKIKGVKEAIPLSYSTSREIISMNSNVKLSKGDRFNYIIGDIDELAKNGFLPKVEGDKRSIAVFQEDYAKKFNLKVGDEIKVIPKDIPVNQKETYKGETVNIKVAAIVHALPGSMISNHCIVDWRNKYLQDNNTILDRVLIQIDKANKEDVLKGLNDLKTKNNEIKWSTLQEALADSNQMLKQRFSLLIIAIIVTLLIGVSGIVVTLNSHIQAQRREYAILRAISITPLQLFKIVLSQGLLYSLVGAFLGTASGTIMLYSIVLGMGETVSIPWNMILYIIVGMILSSLILTLPLAKRISNKSIVKELNNTVR; encoded by the coding sequence ATGATTACTAGCTTTTGGGGATTAGCAAAAAAATTTATTATAACAAATAAAGTAAGGATCATACTTTCTGTTTTAAGCGTAATATTGAGTGTAGGATTGGTAGTAACTATATTTTCACTTGTTGACAATATGGAAAAATCCTATAAACAGGAAATTAAGTATCATTATGGAAATATGGATTTGATGGTGGGGGTAAAAACATTTACTCATAATTATTTGCTGCAAGATGAAGTAGATAAAATTAAAAGTACAGCTGGTGTAGAAAGTACTTCAGAGGTGCTGATGGAACCCCAACTTAGTATTTGTAATGTTAATGATGAATCAAGACATTCACCAGGAGTTTATACAGTTGGGGTAGATAATAGTTTCCTTGCTAAAAGCAGATATAAAAACAATAAGGATATAGGAGAAAATGAAGTTATTATTAATAAAGGCTTAGCATCTACACTTAATGTAAAGGTATTTGATAAAGTAAAAGTTGAATTGCCTAATGTAGACCCTAAAATATGTAAAATAGTTGAAGTGATCCCAGACATTAAAGGTGCAGCAGTTGATGACACTGCTGTGCTTAATATAAATTTCTTACAAAAATGGTGTGGACTTAAAAATAAGAGTACATTTATATTATTAAAGCTTAAAAATGGAACCGATAAGCTAAAAACAGAAGAAAGTTTAAAAACAATTAGCAAAAATTTACGGGTTGATGTTATTGAAATGGAAGAAGTACAGACAAATATTCAAAATATAAAAGTTATGGGATGTGCATTAGGAGTTTTATCCATAATCATAAGTGTATTGTTTATATTTAGTAATTTTAGACTATTTATATATGAGTATAAACATGAACTTGCAGTAATGAGATCTGTTGGTGGAAACTCTCAGCAGAGTTTTAAACTGATTTTGATTCAGGCTGTCTTTATAGTTTTATCTGGAAGCATTTTGGGTTTGGGCTTATCCTATTTATGCACTACATTTTTATCTAATTTATTTTCAAGTTTATTTGGTTTACATATTACTAACTTTACATTTAGGTGGAAGTATGCAGTAGAAATTTGTATTTTAAGCGATTTTTTAATTATGGCATTTCTAATTTTTCCTGCAATTAATTCAACGAAAATTCTACCTATACAAGCCATGAGGGAGAATGAACAGGTAGAATATAAAAAGAGTAATGTACGTAAATGGATGGCATTAATTAGTATATCTATAGGTGTTTTATTTGTTATTGATGCTTTTCTCATTAATGCTAAAGGTAGGAATTCAGGATTAATTGCACCTTTGGGAGGCATAATTATTATCATTGGTGTATTTTGGGGATTTACTTATTTTATAAAGCCTATATTTGAATTTTTGTCACCTATTTGGAACTTTTTTGGTGGGCGAATAGGATTTATAGCGGTAAAAAATATAATTCCACAAATGAAACAAAATACAATGGTTGTGCTTTCATTAGCAGGAGCAATAACTATTGCAATTACAGGAGTAAGTATTTTAGAATCTATAAAGATTAATTCAAATAAAGTTATACAAAGAGAATATGTATCAGATATTGTACTTACAAGTAGATATGGTCTCAATTCTAAACTAAAATATAATTTTAAAAAAGAAATTGAAAAAATCAAAGGTGTCAAAGAAGCTATTCCTTTGAGTTATTCTACTTCTAGAGAGATTATATCTATGAATAGTAATGTTAAATTGAGCAAAGGTGATAGATTCAATTATATTATAGGAGATATTGATGAGTTAGCTAAAAATGGTTTTCTGCCAAAGGTTGAAGGGGATAAAAGAAGTATAGCAGTATTTCAAGAGGATTATGCAAAAAAATTCAACTTGAAAGTAGGAGATGAGATAAAAGTTATTCCTAAGGATATTCCTGTAAACCAGAAAGAAACTTATAAAGGAGAAACAGTAAATATAAAAGTTGCTGCTATTGTACACGCACTTCCAGGCAGTATGATTTCAAATCATTGTATTGTAGACTGGAGAAATAAATATTTACAAGATAATAATACAATTCTGGATAGGGTATTGATCCAAATAGATAAGGCAAATAAAGAAGATGTGTTAAAAGGATTAAATGATTTAAAAACAAAAAACAATGAAATAAAGTGGTCAACCCTTCAGGAAGCATTGGCAGACTCAAATCAGATGCTTAAACAAAGATTTTCCTTATTAATTATAGCTATTATTGTAACTCTGCTTATAGGAGTTTCTGGAATAGTTGTTACTTTAAACTCACACATTCAGGCACAACGTAGAGAATATGCCATATTAAGAGCAATTAGTATTACACCTTTGCAATTGTTTAAAATTGTTTTATCACAGGGTCTGCTATATAGTTTAGTAGGAGCTTTTTTAGGTACTGCTAGTGGAACTATAATGTTATATTCTATAGTATTGGGTATGGGTGAAACTGTTAGTATACCTTGGAATATGATATTGTACATAATTGTAGGAATGATACTTTCTAGCTTAATTTTAACTTTACCACTAGCTAAGAGAATAAGTAACAAATCTATAGTAAAGGAATTAAATAATACAGTAAGATAA
- a CDS encoding ABC transporter ATP-binding protein, translating to MITKNLLLKINSIEKKYYIGKNEINALKNVSFELDKGEFIVVMGRSGSGKTTLLNILGGLDSPTGGKIFMNGKEVRDYHKEPYATEYRREKIGFVFQSYNLLKALTVEENVALPLILKNEKPLKIKERTAEILELVGLSKWHNHRSVELSGGQQQRVAVARALITSPAILLADEPTGNLDSQTSEEILQLIVNMKNKLNQSIVLVTHDPKVAAYGDRVLFFNDGEIVNEYRNQQDISINDNITMIINKFQSLIRGE from the coding sequence ATGATAACGAAGAATCTTCTATTAAAAATCAATTCTATTGAAAAAAAATATTACATTGGAAAAAATGAGATAAATGCTTTGAAAAATGTTAGCTTTGAACTAGATAAAGGAGAATTTATTGTTGTAATGGGAAGAAGTGGCTCTGGTAAAACAACCTTATTAAATATATTGGGAGGTTTAGATTCTCCTACTGGCGGAAAAATCTTTATGAATGGAAAGGAAGTTAGAGATTATCATAAAGAGCCCTATGCTACTGAATATCGAAGAGAAAAAATAGGGTTTGTATTTCAGTCCTATAATCTTTTAAAAGCCTTAACGGTTGAAGAAAATGTTGCACTGCCATTGATATTAAAAAATGAAAAGCCCTTAAAAATTAAGGAGCGTACAGCTGAAATACTAGAATTAGTAGGATTGTCTAAATGGCATAATCATAGATCTGTAGAACTTTCAGGTGGGCAACAGCAAAGAGTAGCCGTTGCTAGAGCTTTAATAACATCGCCAGCTATATTACTTGCAGACGAGCCTACAGGAAATTTAGATTCACAAACTTCAGAGGAAATACTTCAATTAATTGTTAATATGAAAAATAAGCTAAATCAATCTATTGTTTTGGTTACTCATGATCCAAAAGTTGCAGCCTATGGTGACAGAGTATTATTTTTTAATGACGGAGAAATTGTTAATGAATATAGAAATCAACAGGATATATCTATTAATGATAATATAACAATGATTATTAATAAATTTCAATCATTGATTAGAGGTGAATAA
- a CDS encoding putative bacteriocin export ABC transporter, which translates to MDIIKLQDINKSYGNKKVLVDLSLSISKGEFVAITGDSGKGKSTLLNIIGLLENIDSGNLLIDEEENIKINSTKAMKVIREKISYLFQNFALVDEDTVNYNLNLALKYIKISKNEKEERIKNALVDVGLEGHGKRKIYELSGGEQQRVSIARTMLKPSKIVLADEPTGSLDEGNAKVVLELLRSLNKNGKTIVIVTHDKKLSAQCDRIINL; encoded by the coding sequence ATGGATATAATAAAATTACAAGATATTAATAAAAGTTATGGAAATAAAAAAGTATTAGTAGATTTATCTTTATCTATAAGTAAAGGGGAGTTTGTTGCCATTACTGGAGATAGTGGAAAAGGGAAATCTACATTATTAAATATAATAGGTTTGCTTGAAAATATAGATAGTGGTAATCTTCTGATAGATGAAGAAGAAAATATAAAGATTAACAGTACTAAAGCGATGAAAGTGATAAGAGAAAAAATAAGTTATTTGTTTCAAAACTTTGCTTTAGTTGATGAAGACACAGTAAATTACAATTTAAATTTAGCATTAAAGTATATTAAAATTTCAAAAAATGAGAAGGAAGAAAGAATAAAAAATGCTTTAGTAGATGTAGGATTAGAGGGACACGGAAAAAGAAAAATTTATGAATTAAGTGGTGGAGAACAACAAAGGGTATCTATTGCCAGAACAATGCTTAAACCTAGTAAAATAGTATTGGCGGATGAACCAACTGGGTCACTTGATGAAGGAAATGCTAAAGTTGTTTTAGAACTTTTAAGAAGTTTAAATAAAAATGGAAAAACAATTGTAATTGTGACACATGATAAAAAATTATCAGCTCAATGTGATAGAATAATTAATCTATAA
- a CDS encoding DUF1430 domain-containing protein: MKKIIVILLIIISMFSFFILFKNESLKQSNNMEKVEQTLDNSFEILLPSSLGSGSQTDIYNKIVAVLNKHNANIYFSRVGDNDEIIKYIYFNNLDYFNNFLVTNGRIFDLSENESNKFLSTKNTGNSKQIGKLGSFDGKTNFQINTLKSMIDTNQFLIIGNCTVQLAPKDRIDLFIQDLKESLKTDEIVVESKNNLTISYHYNKWIIPVLYFIIGVLILYSILKSYKKFGVQMLLGYSKKDIWLEAISNLLLIQCIAIIAADLIMSLYLFREYNSYFINFLKIILINNIELVVIFFVISSLPFIYIYNIKIIHMLKNKLPVKEIIVFNSFIKVVTILLLFSLMNQGLQNYDRIKSVFNNNYKKWAETKKYYVIPSIRATNGIINDEPKLNNMQVPLYYNINKEGAIWADFLGYSPILHGAESIKPAYEKMYVTVNPNYLKKNILYDVHNNPISISETESDFILLVPDKFKEFESKIIDSAKHRKKGYGKGSMTDKQEIKIIYTKSNQKLFSYRFDVNPIDGNMVTDPIIRVMTEKNGVTWDFQRIIGETGTPIKINVDSAPDPQKFLEDKFKKFELYQYVYSFVRADEGKAFESKEVYNLLIFIICGLVVLIIVMLITIIQNIYCFFEQYKKQLAIRQFHGYTARSKYQELFILFLITWSTAFIIKLCMADLHIKLQFILTIFFMAIDLLITMITIKFVNKRKIISVIKGS; this comes from the coding sequence TTGAAAAAAATAATTGTAATTTTATTAATAATTATTTCAATGTTTTCTTTTTTTATATTGTTTAAAAATGAAAGCTTAAAACAATCTAACAATATGGAAAAAGTAGAACAAACTTTAGATAATTCATTTGAAATTTTACTTCCAAGTAGTCTAGGCAGTGGATCCCAAACTGATATATATAATAAAATAGTAGCAGTATTAAATAAACATAATGCAAATATATATTTTTCTAGAGTTGGAGATAATGATGAAATAATTAAATACATATACTTTAACAATTTAGATTACTTTAACAATTTTCTTGTTACAAATGGACGTATTTTTGATTTGAGTGAAAATGAATCAAATAAATTTTTGTCTACAAAAAATACTGGTAACAGTAAGCAAATAGGAAAGTTAGGATCCTTTGACGGGAAAACTAATTTTCAAATTAACACCTTGAAAAGTATGATTGATACTAATCAATTTTTAATTATAGGTAATTGCACAGTACAATTAGCTCCTAAGGATAGAATAGATTTGTTTATACAAGATTTAAAAGAATCATTAAAAACTGATGAAATAGTGGTAGAATCTAAAAACAATTTAACTATTAGTTATCACTATAATAAATGGATTATACCAGTATTATATTTTATAATAGGTGTATTAATTTTATATAGCATTTTAAAGTCATATAAAAAATTTGGTGTTCAAATGCTTTTAGGTTATTCAAAAAAGGATATTTGGCTAGAAGCAATATCGAATCTATTACTTATTCAATGTATAGCAATAATAGCAGCGGATTTGATTATGAGCTTATATCTATTTAGGGAATATAATTCTTATTTCATAAACTTTCTTAAAATTATTTTGATTAATAATATAGAATTAGTAGTAATATTTTTTGTTATTTCATCACTACCGTTTATATATATATATAATATTAAAATTATACATATGCTTAAAAACAAATTACCTGTAAAAGAAATTATAGTTTTTAATTCGTTTATAAAAGTAGTAACAATTCTATTACTCTTTAGTTTAATGAATCAAGGACTTCAAAATTATGACAGGATCAAATCTGTATTTAACAATAACTATAAGAAATGGGCAGAAACAAAAAAATATTATGTAATACCGAGTATAAGGGCTACAAATGGTATTATAAATGATGAACCAAAGTTAAATAATATGCAAGTACCGCTATATTATAATATAAATAAAGAAGGTGCTATTTGGGCAGACTTTCTTGGCTATTCCCCAATTCTACATGGAGCAGAAAGTATAAAACCTGCTTATGAAAAAATGTATGTTACAGTAAATCCTAATTATTTGAAAAAGAATATACTTTATGATGTACATAACAATCCGATATCTATTTCAGAAACAGAAAGTGATTTTATACTACTAGTTCCTGATAAATTTAAAGAATTTGAAAGTAAGATTATAGATAGTGCTAAACACAGAAAGAAAGGCTATGGAAAAGGATCTATGACAGACAAGCAAGAAATTAAAATTATATACACTAAATCAAATCAGAAATTATTTTCATATAGATTCGATGTAAATCCTATTGATGGAAATATGGTTACAGATCCAATAATTAGAGTTATGACAGAGAAAAATGGTGTAACATGGGATTTTCAACGAATTATAGGCGAAACTGGAACTCCTATAAAAATTAATGTTGATTCTGCACCAGATCCGCAAAAATTTCTTGAGGACAAATTTAAAAAATTTGAACTATATCAATATGTTTATAGTTTTGTACGAGCAGATGAGGGAAAAGCATTTGAAAGTAAAGAGGTATATAATTTATTAATATTTATTATATGTGGATTAGTTGTCTTAATTATAGTAATGTTAATAACTATAATTCAAAACATATATTGTTTTTTTGAACAATATAAAAAGCAACTAGCAATAAGACAATTTCATGGATATACGGCTAGAAGCAAGTATCAGGAATTGTTTATATTATTCTTAATAACTTGGTCTACAGCATTTATAATAAAACTTTGTATGGCAGATTTACATATAAAATTACAATTTATTTTAACAATATTTTTTATGGCTATAGACTTATTAATAACTATGATAACAATAAAGTTTGTAAATAAAAGAAAAATTATTAGTGTAATAAAAGGGAGCTAA